In Fibrobacter sp. UWB2, one DNA window encodes the following:
- a CDS encoding TolC family protein gives MSRKFLVLSALALGLIVPASAKTYTRDEAIKTAMENSSDIKSAEEDLVSANSQVDAGYGNAYPSIDLSANVTRIFGLDDVKKTSALADAAKDMADKKDDAGYPKANAFDQNVMGPAVDGLIYGMKSQGYRWQSSVGLTLTQVLYAAGKVGTAIDIAKAYKHLQEVNLDNTKSKVRYEVDNAFDQLIYLDSSIAIVDESIKITQDNLDFVEQGVKSGLATELDLARVQLSMEALKVDRKALEDKRLLAKNALLNTMGLDWDNDVQFNGELRSPESNLPYPDTSMANVKQRRRELVMLQATETMKEKNIEIEEGGYKPTIALVGGLKYANNQNKITEWDAPKWDKLNKYVSLNLSMNLFNGMQTKEAVVQAKSSLRSTQIQKETAERGFRVQIESCAQTLASAERNLEVLKNNIDLAQRIYDMTDAAFRNGMETQLNLLTANMDLRKAKLNYLQGILNWNTAYNALLQATGEY, from the coding sequence ATGTCAAGGAAATTTTTAGTCCTTTCCGCCCTTGCTTTAGGGCTGATTGTACCAGCCTCGGCAAAAACCTACACCCGAGATGAGGCGATCAAGACCGCCATGGAAAATTCTTCGGACATCAAGAGCGCCGAAGAAGATCTCGTTTCTGCAAATTCCCAAGTAGACGCTGGGTATGGTAACGCCTACCCGTCCATTGACCTTAGTGCCAATGTAACCCGTATTTTCGGGCTTGATGACGTCAAAAAAACATCAGCCCTTGCGGATGCCGCCAAAGATATGGCCGACAAAAAGGACGACGCCGGATACCCCAAAGCAAACGCTTTTGACCAAAACGTAATGGGTCCTGCCGTGGATGGGCTTATTTACGGCATGAAATCCCAAGGTTATCGCTGGCAGTCTAGCGTGGGCCTCACACTGACCCAGGTGCTCTACGCTGCAGGCAAGGTCGGTACAGCCATCGACATCGCCAAGGCATACAAGCACTTGCAAGAAGTCAACCTTGATAACACGAAGTCGAAAGTCCGTTACGAAGTTGATAACGCTTTTGACCAGCTCATTTACCTGGATTCTTCCATCGCCATTGTTGATGAAAGCATAAAAATCACTCAGGATAACCTTGATTTTGTGGAACAAGGAGTCAAGAGCGGACTTGCCACAGAACTGGACTTGGCAAGAGTCCAGCTCTCCATGGAAGCCCTCAAGGTCGACAGAAAAGCACTCGAAGACAAGCGCCTCCTTGCCAAGAACGCCCTTCTCAACACCATGGGTCTTGACTGGGACAACGACGTTCAATTCAACGGAGAACTCCGTAGCCCGGAATCCAACCTCCCGTACCCGGACACCTCCATGGCAAACGTCAAGCAACGTCGTAGAGAATTGGTGATGCTCCAAGCTACCGAAACGATGAAAGAAAAGAACATCGAAATCGAAGAAGGTGGCTACAAGCCGACAATCGCATTGGTTGGTGGTCTCAAGTACGCAAACAACCAAAACAAGATTACCGAATGGGACGCACCGAAATGGGACAAGCTCAATAAATACGTTTCTTTGAACTTGTCGATGAACCTTTTCAATGGCATGCAGACCAAGGAAGCAGTGGTCCAAGCTAAATCCAGCCTCCGCAGCACCCAGATCCAGAAGGAAACTGCAGAACGTGGCTTCCGCGTGCAAATCGAAAGCTGCGCACAGACACTCGCCTCCGCAGAACGCAATCTTGAAGTTTTGAAGAATAACATTGACCTGGCCCAGCGCATCTACGACATGACCGACGCGGCTTTCAGAAACGGCATGGAAACGCAGCTCAACCTGCTTACCGCCAACATGGACCTCCGCAAGGCAAAACTCAACTACTTGCAGGGGATTCTCAACTGGAACACCGCTTATAACGCATTGCTCCAAGCCACAGGTGAATACTAA
- a CDS encoding YbaB/EbfC family nucleoid-associated protein has translation MSKMLKDLQKMQSKMLKAQNDLKAQSFDAEAGGGMVKVAMNGKGVLTMVKINPDAVDKDDVEALEDLIMAAVNSAVKKKDDAQQASISDITGGMKIPGLM, from the coding sequence ATGAGCAAGATGCTTAAGGACCTTCAGAAAATGCAGAGCAAGATGCTTAAGGCACAAAACGACCTCAAGGCACAGAGCTTTGACGCCGAAGCCGGTGGCGGAATGGTGAAGGTCGCCATGAACGGAAAGGGCGTACTCACAATGGTGAAGATCAATCCGGATGCCGTCGACAAGGACGATGTCGAAGCTCTCGAAGACCTCATTATGGCAGCCGTGAACTCCGCCGTCAAGAAGAAAGACGACGCCCAGCAGGCAAGCATTTCGGACATCACCGGTGGCATGAAAATCCCCGGTTTGATGTAA
- the dnaX gene encoding DNA polymerase III subunit gamma/tau: protein MAYIAMARKWRPQSFSDMVGQEHIAKTLENAIQGGRLHHAFLFTGTRGVGKTTSARILARTLNCKGSDPLHPCGECDSCKDIAGGNPMDVYEIDAASNTSVDNIRDVIERVQYPPVIGKYKIFIIDEVHMLSTGAFNALLKTLEEPPSHVIFIFATTEVNKVPQTILSRVQRFDFKRLTVDQIRSRLRYICEQEGIKATDEALDIFAEKADGSMRDGLTYFDQAYAFTGNEMTAESVRSVLGIPPVELFFSLIQSIENHDIKGCFRMVDDAVKIGIEFIPLLDGFGKFLRNLLYARLDAFTPDALNITEELYTKYKSCAQSLTNGDILRISKMLIDLQGTLRYSTNPRLLVETTFARMAWLDRLVDLRKALAAINDPKSAENDAVKKKVTEVSAMIDAQEEVQASYDDPFAGYDQGGVQAFSRYEIAAAWPSILSNIANDGDYVFSAAIAGTTLETGDPEQNPFPIALTYAGTTENAENWGYRQMTEHPEYVERVTRILEDRLQTKIALSIRTRAFTESELAEQRAAKMSPYELDLEKEPGLAKLQQMFATELVFTKKLKKAAIVSQCDEEDCDA, encoded by the coding sequence ATGGCATACATCGCAATGGCGCGTAAGTGGCGCCCGCAATCATTCAGCGATATGGTCGGTCAGGAACATATCGCAAAGACTCTCGAGAACGCCATTCAGGGCGGTCGTCTCCATCATGCATTCCTTTTTACCGGCACCCGTGGTGTGGGCAAGACTACTAGCGCCCGCATCCTCGCCCGCACGCTCAACTGCAAGGGCTCTGACCCGCTGCACCCGTGTGGCGAGTGCGACAGCTGCAAGGATATCGCCGGTGGAAACCCGATGGACGTCTATGAAATAGATGCGGCCTCCAACACCAGCGTCGACAACATCCGCGATGTGATTGAACGTGTGCAGTACCCGCCCGTCATCGGCAAGTACAAGATCTTCATCATCGACGAAGTCCACATGCTCTCGACAGGCGCCTTCAACGCTCTTCTCAAGACGCTCGAAGAACCGCCGTCCCACGTGATTTTCATTTTTGCAACGACCGAAGTCAACAAGGTTCCGCAGACGATTTTGAGCCGTGTGCAGCGTTTTGACTTCAAGCGCCTGACCGTAGACCAGATCCGCAGCCGTCTCCGCTACATTTGCGAACAGGAAGGCATCAAGGCTACCGACGAAGCCCTCGACATCTTTGCCGAAAAGGCCGACGGTTCCATGCGTGACGGTCTCACCTACTTTGACCAGGCATACGCCTTTACCGGGAACGAGATGACCGCGGAATCAGTCCGCTCCGTCCTCGGCATCCCGCCTGTAGAACTTTTCTTCTCGCTCATCCAGTCCATCGAAAACCACGACATCAAGGGCTGCTTCCGCATGGTGGATGATGCTGTAAAAATCGGTATCGAGTTCATCCCGCTGCTCGACGGCTTTGGCAAGTTCCTCCGCAATTTGCTTTACGCCCGCCTCGACGCCTTCACACCAGATGCGCTCAACATCACCGAAGAGCTCTACACCAAGTACAAGAGCTGCGCACAAAGTCTTACGAACGGAGACATCCTCCGCATAAGCAAGATGCTTATCGACTTGCAGGGTACGCTCCGCTACAGCACGAACCCGCGCCTCCTCGTCGAGACGACTTTTGCCCGAATGGCTTGGCTCGACCGACTGGTCGATTTGCGAAAAGCTCTTGCAGCGATTAACGATCCTAAAAGCGCCGAAAACGACGCGGTAAAAAAAAAAGTAACTGAAGTCAGCGCCATGATAGACGCCCAGGAAGAAGTCCAGGCGTCTTATGACGACCCGTTTGCAGGCTACGATCAAGGTGGTGTGCAAGCATTTTCACGTTACGAAATTGCGGCCGCATGGCCTTCCATACTCTCCAACATCGCTAACGACGGCGACTACGTGTTCTCCGCCGCTATCGCAGGCACGACGCTTGAAACCGGCGACCCCGAGCAGAATCCGTTCCCGATTGCGCTCACCTACGCAGGCACAACCGAGAATGCCGAAAACTGGGGCTACCGCCAGATGACGGAGCATCCCGAATACGTCGAACGCGTGACACGCATTTTGGAAGACCGTCTGCAGACAAAAATTGCGCTTTCCATCCGCACGCGCGCCTTCACCGAGAGCGAACTTGCCGAACAGCGCGCCGCCAAGATGAGCCCGTACGAACTCGATTTGGAAAAGGAACCGGGGCTTGCGAAACTCCAGCAGATGTTTGCAACAGAACTCGTCTTCACCAAGAAACTCAAGAAAGCGGCCATCGTTTCACAATGCGATGAAGAAGATTGCGACGCATAG
- the pheT gene encoding phenylalanine--tRNA ligase subunit beta: protein MKVSLNWLRRHVDLPESAEDVAKALTSIGLEVEGMEEPGKVYDKLLVAKVLTCDPHPDSDHLHITTVNDGTNTIQVVCGAPNVAAGQTVVLAPIGAELPLPDGTKLKMKKSKIRGVESFGMICAEDEIGLSDDHGGIMVLDDSIPAGTPFVSLGMYDVCFELNVTPNRPDALSHRGVARELAAKFNRPLKPLAYNFKEDSEDASAAISLEVVPGCGCSRYVGRVIKDVKVEKSPAWLAKLLHAVGMNSINNVVDITNFILMDVGQPLHSFDMDQLHGNKIKVRRAVKGEHIETIDHTAHELIENDLVICDGDRPACVAGVMGGVESEIVDATKNVFLESAWFNPTVIRKQAKRLCISTDSSYRFEREIDFATQDEYSKYACAMIQEVAGGRILKGSVEYTGEDHKKENNQVTLRVARAAKVIGMEVSTEQIEKFLTGIALEVVKKDAESLTFKIPSFRPDLEREVDLIEEIARLIGFDNIPYSLPKFTMQPNELPAIEVLNRKIRKTLSAMGLHECLSLRFTSKARTEALFGPESDDRRSKPALLLNPLSEELGAVPTSLLPNLLKAVAENEKNRPGSVRLFEVAKGQFKRARKDERDPGFDESNLVALTIAGNFDVDPLNDKPKQIDFAAFKGFVQSFFKRLGLVVEFRAAAKPELFLHPGKQAEIVCNGTVLGTMGELHPNCLKANEISYETYVMEADMDKMEHESHKKIVFQPFSRQVPSTRDISIEVAKTMTHEDVLARIKALNPKNLAKITLKSIYEGEKIEAGKKNMVYSLTYQAMDRTLTDDEVNKAHNKLRDKLVQNGDIVLR from the coding sequence ATGAAAGTTTCTTTGAATTGGCTTAGACGTCACGTTGACCTTCCGGAATCTGCGGAAGATGTCGCAAAGGCGCTCACCTCCATCGGTCTCGAAGTTGAAGGCATGGAAGAACCGGGCAAGGTCTATGACAAGTTGCTCGTTGCAAAGGTTCTCACTTGCGATCCGCACCCGGATAGCGATCACTTGCACATCACTACCGTGAACGACGGCACGAACACCATCCAGGTTGTTTGCGGAGCCCCGAACGTCGCTGCAGGCCAGACGGTTGTGCTCGCCCCGATTGGCGCAGAACTCCCGCTCCCTGATGGCACCAAGCTCAAGATGAAGAAATCCAAGATTCGCGGTGTCGAAAGCTTCGGCATGATTTGCGCCGAAGACGAAATCGGTCTTTCTGACGACCACGGTGGAATCATGGTTCTCGACGATTCCATCCCGGCAGGTACGCCGTTCGTAAGCCTCGGCATGTACGACGTCTGCTTCGAACTGAACGTCACGCCGAACCGCCCGGACGCTCTTAGCCACCGCGGTGTCGCACGCGAACTCGCCGCCAAGTTTAACCGTCCGCTCAAGCCGCTCGCTTACAACTTCAAGGAAGATTCCGAAGATGCAAGCGCCGCCATCAGCCTCGAAGTCGTTCCGGGCTGCGGCTGCTCCCGCTACGTGGGTCGCGTCATCAAGGACGTGAAGGTTGAAAAGTCTCCGGCATGGCTTGCAAAGCTTTTGCACGCTGTCGGCATGAACAGCATCAACAACGTCGTCGATATCACGAACTTCATCTTGATGGACGTCGGTCAGCCGCTCCACAGCTTTGACATGGACCAGCTCCACGGCAACAAGATCAAGGTCCGCCGCGCCGTGAAGGGCGAGCATATTGAAACGATCGACCACACCGCACACGAACTCATCGAAAACGACCTCGTGATTTGCGATGGTGACCGTCCGGCTTGCGTCGCTGGCGTGATGGGCGGAGTCGAATCCGAAATCGTCGACGCTACGAAGAACGTGTTCCTCGAAAGCGCCTGGTTCAACCCGACCGTTATCCGCAAGCAGGCCAAACGCCTCTGCATCTCTACGGACTCCAGCTACCGCTTCGAACGCGAAATTGACTTTGCTACGCAGGACGAATACAGCAAGTACGCTTGCGCCATGATCCAGGAAGTTGCTGGCGGCCGCATTCTCAAGGGTTCCGTCGAATACACCGGCGAAGACCACAAGAAGGAAAACAACCAGGTCACGCTCCGCGTCGCTCGCGCCGCCAAGGTCATCGGCATGGAAGTTTCCACCGAACAGATTGAAAAGTTCCTCACGGGTATCGCTCTCGAAGTCGTGAAGAAGGACGCCGAATCTCTCACGTTCAAGATTCCGAGTTTCCGCCCGGACCTCGAACGCGAAGTTGACCTCATCGAAGAAATCGCTCGCCTCATCGGCTTTGACAACATTCCGTACAGCTTGCCGAAGTTCACGATGCAGCCGAACGAACTCCCGGCTATCGAAGTTTTGAACCGCAAGATCCGCAAGACGCTTTCTGCCATGGGCCTCCACGAATGCTTGAGCCTCCGCTTCACGAGCAAGGCCCGCACCGAAGCCCTCTTTGGCCCCGAAAGCGATGACCGTCGCAGCAAGCCGGCTCTCCTCTTGAACCCGCTTTCCGAAGAACTCGGTGCTGTGCCGACGAGCCTCCTCCCGAACTTGCTCAAGGCCGTTGCCGAAAACGAAAAGAACCGTCCGGGTTCTGTTCGTCTGTTCGAAGTTGCCAAGGGCCAGTTCAAGCGCGCTCGCAAGGACGAACGCGATCCGGGCTTTGACGAATCCAACCTCGTCGCCCTTACCATCGCCGGTAACTTTGACGTGGATCCGCTCAACGACAAGCCGAAGCAGATTGATTTTGCCGCCTTCAAGGGCTTTGTCCAGAGTTTCTTCAAGCGTCTCGGCCTCGTCGTGGAATTCCGCGCCGCCGCAAAGCCGGAACTCTTCCTCCACCCGGGCAAGCAGGCTGAAATCGTCTGCAACGGCACGGTTCTTGGAACGATGGGCGAACTCCACCCGAACTGCCTCAAGGCTAACGAAATCAGCTACGAGACTTACGTGATGGAAGCCGATATGGACAAGATGGAACACGAAAGCCACAAGAAGATTGTGTTCCAGCCGTTCAGCCGCCAGGTGCCTTCGACCCGCGACATCTCTATCGAAGTTGCAAAGACGATGACTCACGAAGACGTGCTCGCCCGCATCAAGGCTCTCAACCCGAAGAACCTCGCGAAGATTACTCTCAAGAGCATCTACGAAGGCGAAAAGATTGAAGCCGGCAAGAAGAACATGGTTTACAGCCTCACCTACCAGGCTATGGACCGCACGCTCACGGACGACGAAGTCAACAAGGCTCACAACAAGCTTCGCGACAAGCTCGTTCAAAACGGCGACATCGTGCTTCGCTAA
- the ispD gene encoding 2-C-methyl-D-erythritol 4-phosphate cytidylyltransferase, which translates to MSNSLLFGKFAAVLPAGGLGKRMGGTIPKQLMNLGNKPVYQYSLETFLNMDEIAEVVIAVPADWKDYFEKDIFSRLSPAFGTGYGNTLNKLRIVVGGKERWQSVQNGVNSLTSGAEYVLVHDVARPFISEKIIRDICETLVNKGSCLVAKPAIDTIKIASDGRVESTIDRNKVWLAQTPQAARIDLLKSLYARIEKEPLNFTPTDEASILEFFGEPVYIVKGEAANDKLTTPEDFEIFTNRAKYI; encoded by the coding sequence ATGTCTAATTCATTACTTTTTGGAAAATTCGCTGCAGTCCTCCCCGCGGGCGGCCTCGGCAAGCGCATGGGCGGGACAATTCCCAAGCAATTGATGAATCTTGGCAACAAGCCTGTTTACCAATATAGCCTTGAAACATTCCTCAACATGGATGAAATCGCAGAAGTCGTTATTGCCGTCCCAGCCGATTGGAAAGACTACTTTGAAAAAGATATTTTTAGCCGTTTGAGTCCCGCATTTGGAACCGGATACGGGAATACTTTAAACAAACTAAGAATTGTCGTTGGCGGGAAAGAACGCTGGCAGTCCGTGCAAAACGGAGTGAACTCGCTCACTAGCGGCGCTGAATACGTGCTCGTCCACGATGTAGCACGCCCGTTCATCAGCGAAAAGATTATCCGCGACATTTGCGAAACGCTCGTCAACAAAGGGAGTTGCCTCGTCGCAAAGCCAGCCATCGACACCATCAAGATTGCAAGCGATGGCCGCGTCGAAAGTACAATTGACCGCAATAAGGTCTGGCTCGCACAGACTCCACAAGCGGCCCGCATCGATTTGCTCAAGAGCCTCTACGCCCGCATCGAAAAGGAACCGCTGAACTTCACGCCGACCGACGAAGCAAGCATCCTCGAATTCTTTGGCGAGCCCGTCTATATCGTCAAAGGCGAAGCGGCAAACGACAAACTTACCACGCCCGAAGATTTCGAGATCTTCACGAACAGGGCAAAATACATTTAA
- a CDS encoding YbjQ family protein, with protein MIIVNTDFISGKEIETIQLVKGSIVFSKNVVRDVFAGLKTIIGGEIKGYSEMMSEARQEATDRMIREATMIGADAIVNVRYATSCLMAGAAEIIAYGTAVRFKK; from the coding sequence ATGATTATCGTCAACACAGACTTTATCAGCGGCAAGGAAATTGAAACCATCCAGCTCGTCAAGGGGAGCATCGTATTTTCAAAGAACGTTGTCCGAGACGTTTTCGCCGGGCTCAAGACTATTATCGGCGGGGAAATCAAAGGATATTCCGAGATGATGAGCGAAGCTCGCCAAGAAGCGACGGACCGCATGATTCGCGAAGCCACCATGATTGGCGCAGACGCCATCGTGAATGTCCGCTACGCCACAAGCTGCCTTATGGCAGGCGCAGCCGAAATTATTGCCTACGGAACGGCAGTCCGCTTCAAGAAATAG